Below is a genomic region from Streptomyces ferrugineus.
GTACGACGAGGTGGTCACGCCGTACCGCAGCCAGTTCCTGAACGGGCCCGACGTCAAGAACGTCCTGATCCAGGACCTGTGCGCGGTCGACATATCCGAGCACGCGTTCCTGGGCCTGACCGACCGGATCGCCTTCCACGAGGTGGCCAACGCGCTCGACCCGGCCCGCGCCACCCCCACCACCTGTGCGTCCGTGATCGGTTGAGCGGGTGATCGCGGAACACGCCACCGGGGCCTGACCGGCCTGAGCCGCCGTTCAGGCCCCGGAGTCCTCTCGTCAGCGACCGTGGCGAGCACCGCCGGCCGCGCGCCTGCGCACCGACGCGAACAGGACCGCCGAACCCAGCGCCAGGGTCGCCGCACCGCCCATCGCGAGATACGCCGTGCTGCCGTCCCCGCCGGTCTCGGCGAGGTTCTCACCGGCCCCCGCCGCCTTCGGCCGGTTGGCGGCCGGGGCGGCGGACCGGTCCTCCCCGGCCGCGGCGGCCGGCTCCGCCGACGTGCTTGCGTCCTGGTCACCATGGCCGTGGTGCTCGATCGTGGACTTGCCGGCGCCGTCCTCGATCTGCTCCTCGGAGGGCGCCGAGGCGCTCGGGGCGGGCGCCGCCCCGCCGCCGGAGCCGTCCGTGCCGGTGCCGCCACCGCTGCCGCCGCCGAATGTGACGTCCGAGCACGAGTAGAACGCCTCCGGACTGTCCGAGCGCTGCCAGACCGCGTACAGCAGCTGCTTGCCGGAGCGCTCGGGCAGAGTGCCGGAGAACGTGTAGAAGCCGCCCGAGGCCGCCGGGTCCGTGGCCGTCGCCACCGGGTTCGCCAGGTCCAGGTCGTCCCAGGCCAGCGGCTTGGCGGGATCGTAACCCGGCTTGGTGAGGTAGACCTTGAAGGTGCCCTTGTGCGGGGCCGTCACGCGGTACTTGAAGGTGTACGACCCGCTGCTCACGCTCGTCGCCGGCCAGTCGGCTCGGGCCAGGTCGAGGCCCTTGAACGCCTCGCTGTTCGCGCTGCACAGCCTGCCGTCCGGGATCAGCTCCTGGTGGCGGCCGGCCGCGTCGCCGATGCGCACGCCGTTCCAGTCGTAGAGGGCCTGGGTGCCGCCCGCCGCGACCGCCGCCTCGCACGCGTCGGACTTCGGGCTCTCCGGGCCCTCCGCGTAGCACTGCGAGACCCGGCTGACCGGGTCGCCCATCGAACCGTGCGCCGACGCGGGCGCGGTGGCGAGGGCGGTCAGGGCGAGCGGGGCCAGGCCGAGGGCGGCGACGGTGGCGGCCTTGCGGCGTGCGGGCATGCGGGATCTCCTCGGAACCGATACTGATGAGTGCCGGATCCAAGAAACCGTGAAAACGCCCGTCGCAGGGGGTTCGAGGCGATCTTTAGGGTCGCCTTAAGGGAGTGCTCAGACTGAGATCAGGTAGGTAGCGTGCCCACCATGACGAGCGAGGAGATCCGGCCCGCCACGGCCGCCGACGCACCGGCCGTCAAGCACGTGACCGACGCGGCCTACACGCCCTACATCGGGCGCATCGGACGGGTGCCCGTGCCAGCGCAGGGGTGGACGTAATTCCATGTCACCCTCCGGCGTGTCCCGCCGCGACGCGTTCGGCCCGCAGGAGGGCGTCTCAGCCGTCCGGCCACCAGGTTCGAGCGATGTCCTTGCGGACCTCCGGTCGTCCCGAGGGACGCTCGTCGGCCTCCTCCCGGACCCGGCGGGCGTTCGACTGCCTCTTCAGGGGCTTCTGCACGGTTGCACGGCGCATGGCTGCCTCCTTCAGGGTCCACCGAGTTCCGCGTCGTCACCGGGGTAGACCCGTTCGGGGAGAGTTCCTCATCGGTGCAGGCCCTGTCAGTGGCCGCTGTCACGATTCGGACTGTCAGTGGCGGGTGTCACTCTTGGCCCCATGACGAACGGTGAACACGCCATCACGGGGGCCGACCTGGACTGGGACGCGGCCGCCCCCACCTTCGACGACGAGCCCGACCACGGCCTGCGCGACCCCGAGGTGCGCCGGGCATGGGCCTCCCGGCTGCGCTCGTGGCTGCCCGAGCGCCCGAGCGACGTCCTCGACGTGGGCTGCGGCACCGGCAGCCTGTCGCTTCTCGCGGCCGAGCAGGGACACCGGGTCACCGGGGTGGACCGGTCCCCGGCGATGGTGGCCCTCGCCCGCGCCAAGCTCGCCGGACGCGACGCGGTGTTCCTGGCCGGTGACGCGGTGGCGCCGCCGGTCGGGGAGGAGCGGTTCGACGTCGTCCTCGTACGGCATGTGCTGTGGGCGCTGCCCGACCCGGGCCGGGTCCTGCGGCACTGGCGCGCGCTGCTGCGCCCGGACGGCCGACTGGTGCTGATCGAGGGTGTGTGGGGCACCGCCGGCCAAGTCGGCATCCCGGCGGACCGGCTCACCGGCCTCCTCGCCCCGATCGCCGGACAGGTACGCCTGGAGCGGCTGTCGGACGACGAGCTGCTGTGGGGTAAGGCCGTGGACGACGAGCGGTACGCCGTGGTGGCCTGGGTCCAGGGCCCCTAGGGGGCTTCTGATGGATCCCCGCGGCCGTCTAGACCAGCAAGGACTCCAGGCCGCCCTCGGCGGTGGCGAGCGCCTCCAGTTCGTCCAGGGCCGCCAGCGCCGCCGCGGCCGCCTCGGGGTCCGACTCCGCCAGGCCGCTCTCGGCGAACTCGTCCTCGTCCAGCCGTCGTACGTCCGTGCCGTCGGCCGAGCGCCACAGGTCCAGGTCGAGGTCCTCGACGACCAGCTCGGCGCCGGACAGCGTGGCCGGGCGGGTGATGTCGCAGTACCAGCCCTTGAGGGCGCCCGCGGCGTCGCGGACCTCCTTCACGGCGTACCAGCGATCGCGCCAGTAGTGCTCGGTGAAGACATCGCCCGGCTCGAAGCGGACGAAGCCGAAGTCGCGGACGCCGGCACCGGACCAGGGGGCGCGCACGGCGATGCGGGTGCCGTCGTCGGTGAGCAGTTCGGCCTCGTAACGGATCTTCGTACGTTCGGCCTTGACGAGGACCACGTCCAGCAGGGGCCTTCGGCCGGCCTCAGCCGAGTTCGCGGACATGGCGGACCTCCGTCGCGCAGATCTCGTACCCGAACCAGCGGTTGATCGCCAGCATCGGTTCGTTGTCGGTGTCGTTGCCGGTGAACGCCTCCTTGTAGCCGGCGGCGCGGGCGCGGTGCAGGGAGTCGTTCTTGGCGAGCTTGGCCAGGCCGCGGCCGCGGTGGGCGCGGGCGGTGCCGGTCATCGCCGTGGCGTAGCGGGTGGCGCGGTCCGTGTAGGCGGCGGTGAAGGCGGCGGGGCGGCCGTCGACGACGGCGACCGAGGTCAGGTCGAGGTCGAGGAGCGGGTGCTGCCAGGTCTCCTCGATCCAGGTGTCGTAGTCGGTGAGCTCGGCGTCGATGTCGCTCGGTTCGTCCGACGTCGTCTCCGCGTCCAGCTCGAACATCGGACGCGGGTCGTCCGCGAAGTCCGCGGCCCTGCGCAGCTCGACGCCCGGCGGGAGGTCCTGGAGGGGCGGGAGCCCGCCGTTGGCCAGGTCCAGGCGGAGGAAGTGGGCGGAGCGGCTCGCGCGATAGCCGTGCCGCTCGGCGAACGCCCGGTTGTCCGGCTCGTCGAGGACCCACGCGAACAGCTTGGTCGCACCGCACGCGGCCAGGTGTTCCTCGGCGGCGCGGACCAGGAGACGCCCGGCGCCGCGGTGCGTCCGGTCCGGCCGTACATAGATGTTGAGGTCGCCCTGACCGGGCTCCGGGCTGTCGTATGCGAGGCGGACCTGAGCGGTTCCGATGGTCTCGCCGTCCTCCTCCGCCACGAGGGAGCGGTAGCGGGCGTCGGGGTGGGTGTGGTTGAGGTTGTGGAGGATGCCTTCCGGGGTCCACAGGATGTACGGGAGCGCGAGATGACGGGCATGGGCAAAGGCCTCGACGTCGGCTCGGTCGTCGGGACGCAGGTCGCGCACGATCACTGTCATGTGCGCGCACGGTACGTGGCGGACAGGCCCGGATGCCTCTCATTTTCCGGCGGGTGCGGGACAATCGGCCTGTGACCTTGAAGATCCACATCGACGGCAGTGCCGCACCGTACGAACAGGTACGGGCGCAGATCTCGGAACAGGCGCGGTCGGGGGTGCTGCCGGTGGGGTACCGGCTGCCGACCGTGCGGGGGCTGGCGGAGTCCCTGGGGCTGGCGGCGAACACCGTCGCCAAGGCGTACCGGGCGCTGGAGAGCGACGGGGTGATCGAGACGCGGGGGCGCAACGGCACCTTCGTGGCCGCCGCCGGCTCGGCCGCGGAACGCCAGTCGGCGTCGGCCGCACAGGAGTACGTGGAGCGGGCTCGGCGGCTGGGGCTCACGGAGGCCGAGGCGTTGGCGGCCGTGCGGGATGCCCTGCGGGCGGCCTACGGGGAGTAGTCAACGGAGAGCGGCGGACTCCGGCGTGCGGGTCACCGTGAGGCCCGCTCGCGTCGCCGCCCTCCCGAAGGCCACCGCGTCCTGAACCGCCGCCCCGCCGGGGTCGTTGTTGAAGTACGCGTACACGTCCTCGGCGTCGGACCAGGTGGTCGCGATGCGGTCGACCCAGGTCTCCAGGGAGCGCCGGCCGTAGCGGGGCCAGGGGTGGGCGCGGCCCTCGTGGAAGCGGACGTAGCCCCAGTCCGCGGTGCGCCACAGGGGCGTCATCGGGCGGGCCCGGACGTCGGCCCAGCACAGGGCGGCGCCGCGGGACCGAAGAACCTCGCGGGTCTCGGACGCCCACCAGGACTCGTGGCGGGGCTCGACCGCGATCCGCGTTCCGGACGGGAAGCAGGCCAGGCAGGCATCGAGGAGGCCGGGGTCGGCGCGCAGAGTCGGCGGGAGTTGGAGGAGTACCGGCCCCAGGCGGTCGCCCAGGCCCGCCGCGTGGGACATCAGACGGTCGACGGGCTCCTCGGGATCCTTGAGGCGCTTGATGTGGGTGAGGTAGCGGCTGGCCTTCACCGCGACCACGAAGTCACCCGGTACCCGGTCGCGCCAGGCCTCGAAGTTCTCCCGCGTCGGCAACCGGTAGAACGCGTTGTTGATCTCCACCGTGGCGAAGTGCCCCGTGTACTCCTCCAGCCACCGTCGCATGGGCACATCGGAGGGGTAGAGGGCGCCCCGCCAGTCCCGGTACTGCCATCCCGACGTCCCGACGAACAGGGTCATACCTCAATCAAAGCACTACAGGTACAGCCCCGCGTCCGCCCCGTCCCGGGGATCCGGCAGCGACGTCGGGGACGTGCCCCGCTTGAGCGCGTACAGCTCCGCCAGGGTCGCCCCCTCCCGTCCGATGCCCTCCTCCGAGCCCAGCCAGCTCACCGCTTCCCGGCGCGTCAGCTGCCCCACCTCGATACGGGCCAGGCAGCGGCCGGGGCGGACGACGGCGGGGTGCAGGCGCTCCAGGTCCTCGTTGGTGGTGACGCCGACGAGGACATTGCGGCCCTGGCCCAGCAGGCCGTCCGTCAGGTTCAGCAGCCGCGACAGCGCCTGGCCCGCGGTGTGCTTCGCCTCGCCCCGGATCAGCTCGTCGCAGTCCTCCAGGAGCAGCAGCCGCCAGCGGCCCTTGCCCGTGGAGTCGTCCTCGCCGATCGCGATGTCCATCAGGTAGCCGACGTCGCTGAACAGGCGCTCCGGGTCGAGGACGCAGTCGACCTGGCACCAGTCCCGCCACGAGCGGGCCAGCGTCCGCAGGGCCGACGTCTTGCCGGTGCCCGGCGGGCCGTGCAGCAGGAGCAGCCGGCCCGCGATGTCCTCCGGGGTCGTCTTCATCAGGTGGTCCATCGCGTCCGCCACGGGCGCGGTGTAGTTGGCGCGCACCTCGTCCCAGGTGCCCGCCGAGATCTGCCGGGTCGTGCGGTGCGGGCCGCGCCTGGGGGAGACGTACCAGAAGCCCATGGTCACGTTCTCCGGCTGCGGCTCGGGCTCGTCCGCCGCGCCGTCCGTCGCCTCGCCCAGCACCCGCGCCGCCAGTTCCTCGCTGGTCGCCGTCACGGTGACGTCGGCGCCCCGGTTCCAGCGGGAGATCAGCAGGGTCCAGCCGTCGCCCTCGGCCAGCGTCGCGCTGCGGTCGTCGTCGCGGGCGGCGCGCAGCACGCGGGCGCCCGGCGGCAGGAGGGTCGCCCCGGACCGTACGCGGTCGATGTTCGCCGCGTGCGAGTACGGCTGCTCGCCCGTCGCGAAGCGGCCGAGGAACAGCGCGTCGACGACGTCGGACGGCGAGTCGCTGTCGTCGACGTTGAGCCGGATCGGCAGAGCGTCGTGTGGGTTCGCAGACATGCGGCCATGATCCGGCACGAAAGCGCCGTGTGCACCCGGTTTCCGTGCGACAACGCCCGGTGGTGGCAGTGCCGGACGCCTCCGCCGGATCCCGCGCGTCCTGTTACAGGACCGTGTGCGACGAAAGCCGCCCCAGCCGCTGTCACCCCCGTTACCGTTGTCCTTGATGGGACGTCATGGGTGGAATTCGGGGGCACGGCGGTGGCGGCTCACCGCGCTGCTCGGCGTGGGCGCGGCCGCGCTGGCACTGGTCGTGACCCTCCTCAACACGCTTCCCGGCAACGGTGTGGACACCGACGGCACCTCACGGGACGGGGACCGGCCGCACGGCACGCCGACCGCCACGCCGGACGCGGCGAACCCGGAGGTCGGCTGGGGCTTCACCCACACCCAGCACAGCGCGGACGAGGGCGCCGCCGCCGCCGTCCGGCGCGTCGAGGGACGGCTCGCGGACGCCGGAGGGCTGCCGCAGATCCAGCACATCATGGGCTGGGGCGCCGACAATCCCGAGCCGGTCGAGGGGCGTTACGACTTCGAGGCGATGGACCGCCGCATCGACTTCGTCCGCGCTTCCGGCGGCACTCCGGTCGTCACCCTGTGCTGCGCCCCCGACTGGATGAAGGGCGGCAAGGCCGGCGTCGGCAACACCGACTGGAGCCAGGCCGCCCTGGAGACCGCGCCCGACCCCGAGCACTTCGAGGACTTCGCCGCGCTCGCCGTGACCGTCGCCAAGCGCTACCCGGACGTACGCCACTTCATCGTGTGGAACGAGTTCAAGGGCTTCTGGAACGACGCCGAGGCCCGCTGGGACTACGAGGGCTACACCGAGCTCTACAACCTCGTCCACAAGGCGTTGAAGAAGGTCAACCCGGACATCATGGTCGGCGGGCCCTACCTCGTGATGGACAGCGTCGACCCGCGCGCGGAGGAGGCCTCGACGGCGCTGAAGGGCCCCTGGGGCGCCATGGACCGGCGCACCGTCGAGGCCTTCGAGTACTGGAACGAGCACAAGGCCGGCGCCGACTTCGTCGTCGTGGACGGCTCCAGCTACACCCGCGACGACGAGCTGCTGCCGGACGAGTTCACCGCCACCGACAAGTTCACGGCCGTCAGCCGGTGGGTGCGGGGGCAGACCGGCGATCTGCCGCTGTGGTGGGCCGAGTACTACGTCGAGCCCGCCGACGGCAACGACGACCGCAAGGACTGGTCCGAGGCCCGCCGCGTCGCCGTCCAGGCGGCCGGGATGATGGCGCTGGCCAAGGGGGGTGCCACCTCCGCCTTCTACTGGAACCCGGAGGAGGAGAAGGGCAGCGAGTGCGCCGGCTGTCTGTGGACACCGACCGACAGCGCGGACGGCGGTGCCAAGCTGCCGATGTACGACCTTCTCTCGCGGTTCGGCGAGGAGTTCCGGCCGGGGACCGCGCACCGGTCGGTGTCCGTGGACCGGCCCGACGTCCGGGTCCTGGCCACGGACCAGGTGGTCCTGGCCGTGAACACCCTCGACCGGCAGACCAGCGCGAAGATCGACGGCAAGAAGGTCGAGTTGCAGGCCTACGAGGTCAGGTGGCTCGAACGCTGAGCCACCCCACCCCTGCTACTTGAGCGTCAGCAGCCGCTGCACCATCGACGCCAGCAGCACCGCCAGCAGCGGCAGCGAGAACCAGAAGCTGCTCTGCAGCCACCGAAGCTGCCGCACGCTCGGTGCCAGCGCCACCCGGACGATCTCGCGGGCCATCAGCAGCACGATCAGCGCGAGCGCCGCGAGGCCCCCGACCACCGACCACGGCGTCCAGGTCACCTGTGGCCCGATCGGCCCGGGATCGGCCTTCGGCACCTCGCCCGCCGGCTGCTTCCTCAGCGCGTACATCGTCACGTCGGCGTTGACGAAGACCCTCTTCAGCTCCGGCCGCCGGTCCAGGTTCTGCAGCAGCCGCGTCTCCCAGCTCGCCGAATAGCCCACGTCCAGCCGGAGGAAGGTGACCTGAGCCTGGTTGATCATCAGATACGAGTTCGGGCCCGCGTCCTTCAACGCCTTCACCAGGCCCGACACCAGCACCGGGTCGGCCGGCGCCTGCGTCGGCAGATACGAGACCTTCTCCATGTCCCGCGAGCCCCACGGCATCGCCGGCGTCACGTCGTTGACCGGATCGCTGCTCAGCCACAGCAGTCTGAGGCTCGGATCGTCATGGGCGTACACGTACTCCATGGCGGCGACCTCGCCGGGCCGCACCCGCTCGAACGGCTCGTTGCCCCAACGAGCCACCAGGAAGCCGCCCATCAGCACCAGGCCCGCCATGAGCGCCGCCAGCGGAGCGAGGCTCACCTTGTCCTTGTCGCGCTCCTTGGCGGTGACGCCGGTGCGCGGGAAGAACGCCAGACCGGTGAGCAGGGCCGCGCCCGGCAGGGCGAACATGAAGACCCGCAGCGCCATCTCACCGCCGTACGACTGCATGCCGAAGCCCAGGAACGGCACGAAGGTGAGGACCAGCAGCGAGCGCTCCCGGTAGTGGTGGAAGCGGCGGCGCCACCAGCCCCAGCAGGCGAAGGCCATCACACCGCCGGCCAGCAGCACCCGCGTGTACAGCACGAGCTTGTGGGTGGAACTGCCGCCCTCGATACGGCCGGAGACGGAGGACGACACATTGCCGCCGACGCCGCCGACCCCGCCGAACAGCTCGTCGAAGTGCCCGGACCAGTACGGCTCGGCCATGAAGCCGATCCAGACCGTCACCATGACGGCGAACAGGATGGGCAGGCCGCGCACTTCGGACCTGCCGATCAGGACGAGTGCCGTCAGCACGCCCAGCATCACGAACGGCGTGAGCTGGTGGGCGGGGACGCTGGCCGCGAACAGTCCGATGACGACCATCAGCAGCACGGCCCGCTGCCGCCGGTTCGTCGGCTCGACCTCCAGCTCGCCGGGGCGCCGCTTCGTCCAGATCACGCGTGGCGCGCGGAACCAGACCAGCAGGATCGCGGCGAACGTCAGGTACAGCAGATAGGTGAAGCCCTGCGGGGAGAAGTAGTCCTGGCCGACCCAGCCGCTGAGCACGAAGACCCAGATGCCGGTCCACTTGGCCCGCCAGCTCGCCCGCATGTGCCGTACCAGCAGGAACATCGGCACCAGATAGAGCAGTTGCATGGCCAGCGGCCACCAGCGGATGACCTCGGTCAGGTCGCCGACCCCGCACGCCTTCGCGACGAACGCGGCCACCGCGAAGAAGCCCGGCCAGCTCCAGCGGGCGTCCAGGTCGGGCACGGCCGAGCCGGTGCGGTCGACGTAGTCCAGGAAGCCGAGGTGCTGCCAGGCCGTCGCGAACCGCGGCTCGGTCTCGATCAGGGCGGGCAGCGCGTGCAGTGACACGACCGTCGCCAGCAGCGTGACCAGCAGCAGCCCTCGGTGCTCCCGGCCCAGCCACAGCAGCGAGGCGAACGTCACCGCCAGCAGCGCGGCACCGAGCAGCGTCGGCGGCGGCAGCACCGAGATCAGTCCGAGCCCGCCCATGCCGTCCAGATCGCTCTCGCCCAGCCGCAGCGCGGGCACCCAGTACAGCAGCAGCGCGGCGGTCAGCAGACAGCCGAGGATCACCCCGAGACGGGTGGGCAGCAGCCGCTCACGCAAGGTCGGCGCAGGTGTCTCGGGCTGTCGTACGGGCTCTTCGGGCATGGGCGGCTCTTCCCGTACGGCACTGTCCGACCGTACGACGGCCTCCTCCTCGCGCTCCTCGGCCACGGGCTCCTCGTCGCCCTTGCCCGCGTCGAAGCCCCCCGCGAACGGCGCGTCCACTTCGGCGGGCCCTGTCGGCGTCCGCCGTTCCTCCACGGGCAGCCCCAGCTCCGGACCGCGTGCCCAGGCCGGCCGGTGTTCCGGGTGGAGGCGCGGGGTGCCCGTGGGCGGCGTCCCCGGACCGGGGCGGACGTCGGGCCGCCGCTCCAGGTGGTCGAAGTCGACGTGGATGCCGAGGGTCAGGGTGTCGGTGTCGGGCGCCCAGCCGGGCCCCCGCCTGCGCGCCCCCTCGGCCGCATCGCGTGCCCCCAGGTCGGCGAGGTCGCCGTCGGGAGCCGCGTCCTCGGGGACCTCGGCCGCACTCGCCCGCGCGGTCCGGTACAGCTTGGGCGCGGCGATCGCGACGATCACCGACAGGGACGCGATCTCGGCGACACCGGCGCCGGTCAGGCCCATGCGGGGGAGCAGCACCAGCGTCAGGCCGAGCACCAGGACGCACAACAGGCCCTGCAGCCAGGCCAGTCCCGCGGTGCGGCTCTGGGCGCGCAGGACCGCGAAGTACGTCTCCATGACGACCCGCAGCAGCGCGCCGATCGCGAACCAGCGCAGCAGCGGGGTCGCCGCGTCCGCGTAGCCCGGGCCGAAGACGCCCAGGATCCAGGGCGCCCCGAAGAACAGGACCGCGGAGACCGGCAGCATGATCCGTGCCATGCGCCTGAGCGCCGCACGGGTGTTGGCGGCCAGCCGTCCGGGGTCGTGCGAGCCCTCGACCGTGAGGGAGGCGCCCATGTTGATGGCGAGCAGGTTGACCGTGCCGCCGATGGTGGTCGTGATGTAGAAGTACGCGTTGTCCTCGGAGGAGACCTGCGCGGCCACGATCACCGGGATCAGATAGACCACGGCCAGCGAGAACAGCGAGCCGGTGTAGTCGCCCGCCAGGAACCTGCCGATCTCCCTCAGGGACGGCGGGGCGGCATGGTCCTCGGTCGCCTTCACATGCCGCGGCACCAGGCGCCGGAACACCAGCCAGCCCAGCGGCAGCACCGACACCGCGATCGCCGCGACCCACGACACGAAGACCCCGGCGGTGGGGATCGCCACCGCGAACGCCACCAGCAGCCCCAGCTTCACC
It encodes:
- a CDS encoding lytic polysaccharide monooxygenase → MPARRKAATVAALGLAPLALTALATAPASAHGSMGDPVSRVSQCYAEGPESPKSDACEAAVAAGGTQALYDWNGVRIGDAAGRHQELIPDGRLCSANSEAFKGLDLARADWPATSVSSGSYTFKYRVTAPHKGTFKVYLTKPGYDPAKPLAWDDLDLANPVATATDPAASGGFYTFSGTLPERSGKQLLYAVWQRSDSPEAFYSCSDVTFGGGSGGGTGTDGSGGGAAPAPSASAPSEEQIEDGAGKSTIEHHGHGDQDASTSAEPAAAAGEDRSAAPAANRPKAAGAGENLAETGGDGSTAYLAMGGAATLALGSAVLFASVRRRAAGGARHGR
- a CDS encoding class I SAM-dependent methyltransferase, translated to MTNGEHAITGADLDWDAAAPTFDDEPDHGLRDPEVRRAWASRLRSWLPERPSDVLDVGCGTGSLSLLAAEQGHRVTGVDRSPAMVALARAKLAGRDAVFLAGDAVAPPVGEERFDVVLVRHVLWALPDPGRVLRHWRALLRPDGRLVLIEGVWGTAGQVGIPADRLTGLLAPIAGQVRLERLSDDELLWGKAVDDERYAVVAWVQGP
- a CDS encoding DUF402 domain-containing protein, which produces MSANSAEAGRRPLLDVVLVKAERTKIRYEAELLTDDGTRIAVRAPWSGAGVRDFGFVRFEPGDVFTEHYWRDRWYAVKEVRDAAGALKGWYCDITRPATLSGAELVVEDLDLDLWRSADGTDVRRLDEDEFAESGLAESDPEAAAAALAALDELEALATAEGGLESLLV
- a CDS encoding GNAT family N-acetyltransferase, which encodes MTVIVRDLRPDDRADVEAFAHARHLALPYILWTPEGILHNLNHTHPDARYRSLVAEEDGETIGTAQVRLAYDSPEPGQGDLNIYVRPDRTHRGAGRLLVRAAEEHLAACGATKLFAWVLDEPDNRAFAERHGYRASRSAHFLRLDLANGGLPPLQDLPPGVELRRAADFADDPRPMFELDAETTSDEPSDIDAELTDYDTWIEETWQHPLLDLDLTSVAVVDGRPAAFTAAYTDRATRYATAMTGTARAHRGRGLAKLAKNDSLHRARAAGYKEAFTGNDTDNEPMLAINRWFGYEICATEVRHVRELG
- a CDS encoding GntR family transcriptional regulator, which encodes MTLKIHIDGSAAPYEQVRAQISEQARSGVLPVGYRLPTVRGLAESLGLAANTVAKAYRALESDGVIETRGRNGTFVAAAGSAAERQSASAAQEYVERARRLGLTEAEALAAVRDALRAAYGE
- a CDS encoding DUF72 domain-containing protein; translation: MTLFVGTSGWQYRDWRGALYPSDVPMRRWLEEYTGHFATVEINNAFYRLPTRENFEAWRDRVPGDFVVAVKASRYLTHIKRLKDPEEPVDRLMSHAAGLGDRLGPVLLQLPPTLRADPGLLDACLACFPSGTRIAVEPRHESWWASETREVLRSRGAALCWADVRARPMTPLWRTADWGYVRFHEGRAHPWPRYGRRSLETWVDRIATTWSDAEDVYAYFNNDPGGAAVQDAVAFGRAATRAGLTVTRTPESAALR
- a CDS encoding DUF5925 domain-containing protein, producing the protein MSANPHDALPIRLNVDDSDSPSDVVDALFLGRFATGEQPYSHAANIDRVRSGATLLPPGARVLRAARDDDRSATLAEGDGWTLLISRWNRGADVTVTATSEELAARVLGEATDGAADEPEPQPENVTMGFWYVSPRRGPHRTTRQISAGTWDEVRANYTAPVADAMDHLMKTTPEDIAGRLLLLHGPPGTGKTSALRTLARSWRDWCQVDCVLDPERLFSDVGYLMDIAIGEDDSTGKGRWRLLLLEDCDELIRGEAKHTAGQALSRLLNLTDGLLGQGRNVLVGVTTNEDLERLHPAVVRPGRCLARIEVGQLTRREAVSWLGSEEGIGREGATLAELYALKRGTSPTSLPDPRDGADAGLYL
- a CDS encoding GH39 family glycosyl hydrolase, whose translation is MGRHGWNSGARRWRLTALLGVGAAALALVVTLLNTLPGNGVDTDGTSRDGDRPHGTPTATPDAANPEVGWGFTHTQHSADEGAAAAVRRVEGRLADAGGLPQIQHIMGWGADNPEPVEGRYDFEAMDRRIDFVRASGGTPVVTLCCAPDWMKGGKAGVGNTDWSQAALETAPDPEHFEDFAALAVTVAKRYPDVRHFIVWNEFKGFWNDAEARWDYEGYTELYNLVHKALKKVNPDIMVGGPYLVMDSVDPRAEEASTALKGPWGAMDRRTVEAFEYWNEHKAGADFVVVDGSSYTRDDELLPDEFTATDKFTAVSRWVRGQTGDLPLWWAEYYVEPADGNDDRKDWSEARRVAVQAAGMMALAKGGATSAFYWNPEEEKGSECAGCLWTPTDSADGGAKLPMYDLLSRFGEEFRPGTAHRSVSVDRPDVRVLATDQVVLAVNTLDRQTSAKIDGKKVELQAYEVRWLER
- a CDS encoding lipopolysaccharide biosynthesis protein, which produces MSDTTTTTEPASTDATAPEQSGRRLRLPGMGRSAGGSPLFRNAYALMINTGVSAVLGLGFWLAAARYYSESAVGQGSAAIAAMKFLAGLTAVALTGALARFIPVAGRRSGRLIFRTYAGSCVIVALAAGVFLLTLDLWGPSYRFLDGPLNGLFFVVAVIAWNLLTLQDGVLTGLRSAVWVPVGNTVFSAVKLGLLVAFAVAIPTAGVFVSWVAAIAVSVLPLGWLVFRRLVPRHVKATEDHAAPPSLREIGRFLAGDYTGSLFSLAVVYLIPVIVAAQVSSEDNAYFYITTTIGGTVNLLAINMGASLTVEGSHDPGRLAANTRAALRRMARIMLPVSAVLFFGAPWILGVFGPGYADAATPLLRWFAIGALLRVVMETYFAVLRAQSRTAGLAWLQGLLCVLVLGLTLVLLPRMGLTGAGVAEIASLSVIVAIAAPKLYRTARASAAEVPEDAAPDGDLADLGARDAAEGARRRGPGWAPDTDTLTLGIHVDFDHLERRPDVRPGPGTPPTGTPRLHPEHRPAWARGPELGLPVEERRTPTGPAEVDAPFAGGFDAGKGDEEPVAEEREEEAVVRSDSAVREEPPMPEEPVRQPETPAPTLRERLLPTRLGVILGCLLTAALLLYWVPALRLGESDLDGMGGLGLISVLPPPTLLGAALLAVTFASLLWLGREHRGLLLVTLLATVVSLHALPALIETEPRFATAWQHLGFLDYVDRTGSAVPDLDARWSWPGFFAVAAFVAKACGVGDLTEVIRWWPLAMQLLYLVPMFLLVRHMRASWRAKWTGIWVFVLSGWVGQDYFSPQGFTYLLYLTFAAILLVWFRAPRVIWTKRRPGELEVEPTNRRQRAVLLMVVIGLFAASVPAHQLTPFVMLGVLTALVLIGRSEVRGLPILFAVMVTVWIGFMAEPYWSGHFDELFGGVGGVGGNVSSSVSGRIEGGSSTHKLVLYTRVLLAGGVMAFACWGWWRRRFHHYRERSLLVLTFVPFLGFGMQSYGGEMALRVFMFALPGAALLTGLAFFPRTGVTAKERDKDKVSLAPLAALMAGLVLMGGFLVARWGNEPFERVRPGEVAAMEYVYAHDDPSLRLLWLSSDPVNDVTPAMPWGSRDMEKVSYLPTQAPADPVLVSGLVKALKDAGPNSYLMINQAQVTFLRLDVGYSASWETRLLQNLDRRPELKRVFVNADVTMYALRKQPAGEVPKADPGPIGPQVTWTPWSVVGGLAALALIVLLMAREIVRVALAPSVRQLRWLQSSFWFSLPLLAVLLASMVQRLLTLK